GCGAACTCGCCGCGGCGGGTGACCATGTCGACGCGGGCGTAGGCAAGCTCGACAAGGCTGCTGGCCAACTGCGCCAGGTCGTACCCTCGGCCGCCTGCGGTGAGCGTGATCGGTTCGAGTTCGGTCAGGTTGTCGGCGATCGGCTGCAAGGCGGCGCGCACCGACGCGGTCAGCACGATCGGTCCGACCGGTCCCTTGGACTGCCGCTTCGACCAGTCCTTCAGCCGGCGCAGCGCGTCGATGCGCTTGCCAACGGTTTCCGCGCTGGGGCTGAGTCGCTCGTGGGGCAGGGTCTCCCAGGCGGGGAACTCGATGATCTCGGCATCCGGAAGATAGCTGGCGAGCGCATCCCGCAGCGCCTCGGCTTCACGGCCAGTGGCTGTGATCGCGAGCAGCGCCTTGCGGTCGGGCCGCTGGGACAGCAGCCCGGCCAGCAGTGGCGCGCGCAGCCCGTCGCTGAGCGAGAAGTCTGCGCTGCCGGAGGCGAACCTCAGGGCGTTCTCGAACGTGCGGGCGCGCGAAAGGGCCGGAATTATCCGTTCGAGTATCACCCGACGATTGTACGCGCGCGCTGGAGCTGAGGGATCGCGTCAGCGCGCTGGAGCTATGCGAATCGCGCCAGCGATTCCGCGACGCCAGCGCCGCCGGAGCCTGCGACGGCGGTTCACGACTCCGTCGCCGCTGGTCGAGCTTGCCGAGATCTCGACAGGCTCGATCACCGGACGGGTATCAGACGCTCGGCGCGTGGAATTTCTGCTGCGCCGCGAGAAGTCCCTCGGAAGCGATCTGCAGGGCGGCGTCCGCGGCATCCGACAGCAGGTTCGGAAGCACCGCGCGCTCGGCGGACGCGAAGTCGTGCAGCACGTAGTCCGCCGGCGACTGGCGGCCGGGCGGGCGGCCGATACCGACCCGCACCCGGATGAAGTCCGGAGTGCCGACGGCCTTGATGATGTCGCGCACGCCGTTCTGTCCGCCGTGCCCGCCGCCGGACTTCAGTCGGATCGAGTCGAACGGGATGTCGAGGTCGTCATGGATGACGATGAGCTGCTCGGGCTCGATCTTGTAGAAGCGCAGCAGCGCGGCGACCGGTCCACCCGACACGTTCATGTAGGTGTTCGGCTTCGCGAGAATCAGCTTCGGGCCGGCCGGGAAGCTCCGCCCCTCGGCCACGGCAGCGTTCGTCTTGTGCGTCTTGAACGACGCGGACATCCGGTGCGCGAGCTCGGCGAGCACCATATGGCCGACGTTATGCCGATTACCGGCGTAGTCGGGCCCGGGGTTACCGAGCCCGACTACCAGCCAGTTGTTGCTGTCCACAGGGGCAGCTCTCCTGAAAAGGGGAATTACTCGGCCGACTCTTCAGCGGCGGCAGCCTCAGCTTCGCCCTCAGCCTCGCCAACCGAAGCGGCGGCGGGCACCATGATGTGCACGACGAGGAGTTCGGGGTCATCGGCCAGGGTCGCGCCCGTGGGCAGCTCGATGTCCTTGGTGTGGATCTGCGAACCCTCTTCGAGGCCCTCGATCGACACGACGACGCTCTCGGGGATGTGGGTCGCCTCGACCTCGAGCTTGATGGTGTTCAGGCTCGACACGTGGATGGTGCCGGGGTACGACTCGCCCTCGATGTGCACCGGGACCTCGACCTGGACCTTCTCGCCCTTCTTGACGACGATGAGGTCGATGTGCTCGATGATCTGGCGCACCGGGTCACGCTGCACGTCCTTGACGAGGGCCAGCTCCGGCTTGCCGTCGATGTCGAGCTCGAGCACGGCGTTGGCCTTGCGGATGATCAGCATGGTCTCGTGACCGGGCAGGGTCACGTGCTGCGGGTCGGTGCCGTGGCCGTAGATGACCGCGGGGATCTTGTTCGCAGCACGGATCTTGCGGGCAGCGCCCTTGCCGAACTGCGTACGGAGTTCTGCCGTGAGTTTGGTGTCGTCAGACATCCTGTGTCTCCTTCAGGGCCTGTGGGCCCGGTTCTATGTTCAACTCGAACGCATGTCAGCGTGAGGAAAGCCTGTGCCCACTCGCCGCGTCGATAACGGATGCGGATGCATCCCTCGCCGAAGTTCAGTGGCCGAGTCTACCGCACTCGGGCACCGCCCTCGGCATGTCAGGGGCGGTCCAGCGCCCGCCGCCAGTATCCTGAGCCGCGTGCCCCCGAGTTTGCATTCCCGAGTCGTTGATGACCTCGGCCGATTGATT
The Diaminobutyricimonas sp. LJ205 genome window above contains:
- the pth gene encoding aminoacyl-tRNA hydrolase gives rise to the protein MDSNNWLVVGLGNPGPDYAGNRHNVGHMVLAELAHRMSASFKTHKTNAAVAEGRSFPAGPKLILAKPNTYMNVSGGPVAALLRFYKIEPEQLIVIHDDLDIPFDSIRLKSGGGHGGQNGVRDIIKAVGTPDFIRVRVGIGRPPGRQSPADYVLHDFASAERAVLPNLLSDAADAALQIASEGLLAAQQKFHAPSV
- a CDS encoding 50S ribosomal protein L25/general stress protein Ctc, with protein sequence MSDDTKLTAELRTQFGKGAARKIRAANKIPAVIYGHGTDPQHVTLPGHETMLIIRKANAVLELDIDGKPELALVKDVQRDPVRQIIEHIDLIVVKKGEKVQVEVPVHIEGESYPGTIHVSSLNTIKLEVEATHIPESVVVSIEGLEEGSQIHTKDIELPTGATLADDPELLVVHIMVPAAASVGEAEGEAEAAAAEESAE